One window from the genome of Oryctolagus cuniculus chromosome 1, mOryCun1.1, whole genome shotgun sequence encodes:
- the LOC100338625 gene encoding interferon-induced very large GTPase 1 isoform X1: protein MSLEEGRGFREAGCPLDRVMDTGGCNPDGPPWRDKKRQDLQEMLREAGLAIEYWLPKLQEHLGVTCAQALQHLDEEDLQKLKSQVQHPWEKRALEKLLELSQSGLSESKQSPVELINQKQMQAQQALQGLRDLLSEGRQRQEEAVRRREAELRQAMEIPEEYWPPPEKPLQEVMENLQRQLKVTEGTLSHRQNLPDRDLVKRASGGLALQGIFKTSHQRDLLEKREELLSLPEEFSLLGPEQSTRMETKEFTSSQAESMFTQSIEKLGFSLTTSIKGGGWGFSLETDIHHSTSSESKETQQSQSEHTYFCSTKFSYIPLASCYFSLDHLQLSKAALHELKCIEDLQGENPGPDRPSKLRHKIENFFHRFGSHANQGPLHLGGIFWWKAISEGFQKQQLADVKQLSAQALDTYMRGSYSGSIVNIAAGGDVSGSHSKTDTHRKIFQNLKTKVQLSVAQTGGPPEADGLFQWKAGLVASNQTWCVIDRGLQLVPIWEMILIRHRSDFKDALHVANCLKNTYTAMLSLNAKRQGKEELLSAGKEARDFLEDVKSWEVSDPEEQLKKLVNAMQMSSEKSNGYDTWINIYLTDVHLQNFIVNIINFCKKSSIYNTNFIKSQLRSLLDPHIYKVTNFPQVHSIIHWIFKSETDPEQICISQFSELINIFRENYNKLLEMKVKSESPENMEEAQKKATYEITSALSCFLNYLQEARQRDTQLLIISIATGAGYHVLSNTFQYLLGCDELKFLLNEMQTAQSKYQELKQICNFRAHAFLVLTSLTATAGVTAISPEEKKQCLALVKQYLGQSLSEEVAHVLTKVEADHDWERLEENLRLLIDGDYEATKPTLQMDDMRKQLENIFCEKKPPHEPYDNDNNQWEIMENRPFLDLLQQLGLDHYYPKRMSKANFHQIYNTSVYNTQPSSEQDLPFYFLQKLLMLDYGLRYLGFMNDADTDHQVDSGSSNQENEDVDPYKELFEGTPRPTKTSSTEIRPNIHPMDIQMAIFHCADDFARQYILTKLSICQFALPLLVPNPCTSQIEFSLWSLRQIRRSWQQVSKSPDRKKNNYKNQQMCCVSTSIVSFIRVGNGLSASKSQIMNCILSKHKHDVFFHRHCTGSTKDCLLMGGVVEICWFCPGVGNENRFDNCVTFTNLHGDAKEHPQQLSFLQEISSLIVVLMSVSDDNEENRKIVRYLYKSSRPLIFLLDDKEKTMAKNPGQKVSIGIRNRNEAELTEEITTAIRRLLQPVTTALSLEDCSQIARKQGFLIDEDQRDCKEAKQKAQTTLEHLSAMKLPQIKENVLPLQGHLWQLWCKKDKELYHLREKGNRSIEQHKSDIETEKQQIRQDQLKRAFPLNAFMQSVLDILQEHTGTQTKLFFLQWLNMFLETLTAGHLEKLCERQRSLWFQPQTEKKMSNSNSPSDLQNAIEVISKEISNCTLGIDQILREVGQIYEALEEVSNTRDTLFLHLPQIAADLMINGVPIELMDGDASYVPLKWVTAVFDKLAEKLGDKRLFVLSILGLQSSGKSTLLNALFGLQFTVSAGRCTRGAYMQLLKVEEKITGELGFDFVLVVDTEGLRAPEFSNKSQIRDNELATFVIGLGNLTLINIFGENPSEMQDILQIVVQAFLRMKQVKISPSCLFVHQNVEEVTAEDQMMEGRRRMQQRLDEMAKLAAEQEQCSDINRFSDVIKFDVNTHVYYFAHLWDGDPPMAPPNPRYSHNVQELKSTILTTAKEESEGNIMKISDVKFRIQDLWRALVSENFIFSFRNTREVMAMSKLETMYNHWTWQLRSHVLNLQNQLRKQIENGKIQTLTTNIIQAPVIEKYEDIKQEFEKFFCEDPEREILIQWKVNFEHKLTMLKETLISESQSKANELISLKERQERLNKKMINYERELLEKSRKLALDIKDKELSERELQEKFNQLWVKWVYDVPSSNNQVKEPTIDWDFESILLDHFSKETNLVQALMKNPRKKFEINYDEHVKMSKRYYFFTKHLEAHDRESIKMTHTLIIKKFNAIIKKYWREHSDYDPSYFHEILKLVDDEVKKGTTEERYTFTSKYIIELTLCLFKRASEEFKEIHKAFKRANDPVYYLECRKDNFFMSFKISCQGATSITTFVDFLWNKLTPSVGSSTLENMSLKIAGDMRNNCPEFNGNRANLEKHILISLAEEENFEKYWQYLHDPESFFRSYIETEIIKYCSGIGRKKIKTLLKISLEDIKNALLCSIHESTAEAKDKNSTTSEWLDLFCGLLESKLMFPRSDLISIEHQEIKDMEFLKEAMSAALDPAMKKIEEEFLRMPGEGLVPPIEEILSEHLCGCWKQCPCCGAICTNTIPTHEGDHSVPFHRPQALKEVTWDETDNFVIDCCTSLVSSDCLLVLGDGRKIPYKTYREAGGEYATWNITPDSSTQPYWKWFVSHFRSNLEEKYGKKFTSKGKIPDAWAKITKQAVLDDLKKMWHLVATK, encoded by the exons ATGAGCCTCGAGGAGGGTCGTGGCTTTCGTGAAGCCGGCTGCCCACTGGACAGAG TCATGGACACAGGAGGATGCAACCCCGATGGACCTCCATGGCGAGATAAAAAGAGGCAAGATCTCCAAGAGATGCTGAGAGAAGCTGGACTGGCTATTGAGTACTGGTTGCCAAAGCTGCAGGAACACTTAGGTGTGACCTGTGCCCAGGCCTTGCAACACCTTGATGAAGAGGACCTCCAGAAGCTGAAATCCCAGGTACAACATCCATGGGAGAAAAGGGCCCTGGAGAAACTGCTGGAACTGTCACAGTCTGGTCTTTCAGAGTCAAAGCAGTCTCCTGTGGAGCTGATAAACCAAAAGCAGATGCAGGCACAACAGGCCCTGCAGGGACTGAGAGACTTGCTGTCAGAAGGtaggcagagacaggaagaggcagtgaggagaagggaagcagagctgaggcaAGCAATGGAGATCCCTGAGGAGTACTGGCCACCACCTGAAAAGCCCCTTCAGGAAGTCATGGAAAACTTGCAGAGACAACTGAAGGTCACAGAAGGGACACTGTCCCACAGGCAAAACCTCCCAGATAGAGATCTGGTGAAACGGGCATCTggagggctggccctgcagggaATTTTCAAAACCAGCCACCAAAGGGACCtgctggagaagagggaggaacTACTCAGTTTGCCTGAGGAATTCTCACTCCTTGGCCCTGAGCAGAGCACACGGATGGAAACAAAAGAATTCACCTCTTCTCAAGCAGAGTCCATGTTCACTCAGAGTATAGAGAAGCTGGGCTTTAGTTTAACTACCTCAATCAAGGGTGGAGGCTGGGGATTCAGTCTAGAAACTGATATACATCACAGTACAAGTTCAGAATCCAAAGAAACCCAACAGTCACAATCTGAGCACACTTATTTCTGTTCAACCAAGTTCAGCTACATCCCTCTCGCTTCTTGCTACTTTTCCCTGGATCATCTCCAGTTATCCAAGGCAGCTCTACATGAGTTGAAATGCATTGAAGACCTGCAGGGTGAGAACCCAGGCCCAGACAGACCTTCCAAGCTGAGGCACAAAATTGAAAACTTTTTCCACAGGTTTGGCTCTCATGCTAACCAAGGTCCTCTGCACCTGGGAGGAATCTTCTGGTGGAAGGCCATTTCAGAAGGGTTCCAGAAGCAGCAACTGGCAGATGTGAAACAGCTATCAGCACAGGCTCTGGATACTTACATGAGGGGAAGCTACAGTGGCTCTATAGTGAATATTGCTGCAGGTGGGGATGTGTCAGGCTCTCATTCAAAAACAGACACTCacagaaaaattttccaaaacctcaaaaccaaagtgcAATTGTCTGTAGCCCAGACAGGTGGCCCACCAGAAGCAGATGGTCTTTTCCAGTGGAAAGCTGGCCTTGTTGCCAGCAATCAAACCTGGTGTGTCATTGATCGGGGACTTCAACTAGTACCAATTTGGGAAATGATCCTCATTAGACATAGAAGTGATTTTAAGGATGCTCTTCATGTGGCTAACTGCCTGAAAAACACCTACACTGCTATGTTGAGCCTCAATGCCAAGAGGCAGGGTAAAGAGGAATTACTGAGTGCTGGAAAGGAGGCTAGGGATTTTCTAGAGGATGTGAAGTCCTGGGAGGTATCTGATCCTGAAGAGCAACTCAAAAAATTAGTAAATGCCATGCAAATGTCAAGTGAAAAATCAAATGGTTATGACACATGGATTAATATATATCTCACAGATGTGCATCTACAAAATTTTATAGTAAATATTATCAACTTTTGCAAGAAATCTTCTATTTATAATACAAATTTCATTAAATCTCAATTACGCAGTCTTCTAGATCCTCACATCTACAAAGTTACAAACTTTCCTCAAGTTCACTCCATCATACATTGGATCTTCAAGTCAGAGACAGATCCAGAGCAAATCTGTATCTCCCAATTTTCTGAATTGATTAACATATTTAGAGAAAACTACAACAAACTCCTGGAAATGAAAGTGAAATCTGAGTCCCCagaaaacatggaagaagctcaaAAAAAAGCAACTTATGAAATCACCTCGGCTCTCAGCTGCTTCTTAAACTACCTCCAAGAagcaagacagagagatacacagcTCTTGATAATCTCCATTGCCACTGGTGCAGGATATCATGTGCTGAGCAATACTTTTCAGTATTTACTGGGATGTGATGAGTTAAAGTTCCTCCTGAATGAAATGCAAACAGCTCAAAGTAAATACCAAGAGCTCAAACAGATCTGCAACTTCAGGGCCCATGCATTCCTGGTGCTCACCAGTCTGACAGCCACAGCTGGAGTCACAGCTATttctccagaagaaaaaaaacaatgccTGGCATTAGTGAAACAATACCTAGGACAATCATTGTCTGAAGAGGTGGCACATGTCCTCACCAAAGTTGAAGCAGATCATGACTGGGAACGCCTAGAAGAAAACCTGAGATTGCTCATTGATGGGGATTATGAAGCCACAAAGCCAACTTTGCAAATGGATGACATGAGAAAACAATTGGAAAACATCTTTTGTGAGAAGAAACCACCTCATGAACCATATGATAATGACAATAATCAATGGGAAATAATGGAAAACAGACCCTTCCTAGACTTACTCCAACAGCTAGGCCTAGACCATTACTATCCAAAAAGGATGAGCAAAGCTAACTTTCATCAGATCTACAACACTTCTGTGTACAacacccagcccagctctgaacaggaccttcctttttatttcctgCAGAAGCTGCTGATGCTGGATTATGGCCTGAGATATTTGGGCTTCATGAATGATGCAGACACAGATCACCAGGTTGACTCAGGATCTTCCAATCAAGAAAATGAGGATGTAGATCCATATAAAGAATTGTTTGAAGGCACTCCTAGACCCACTAAGACTTCAAGTACTGAAATAAGGCCCAACATTCACCCAATGGATATTCAGATGGCAATTTTTCACTGTGCAGATGATTTTGCCAGGCAATATATTTTAACCAAGctttccatttgtcaatttgccCTCCCCCTTCTGGTGCCAAATCCGTGCACTTCTCAAATTGAATTCTCCCTCTGGTCTCTCAGGCAAATCAGGAGAAGTTGGCAGCAAGTCAGCAAATCACCAGATAGGAAGAAGAACAATTACAAGAATCAGCAGATGTGTTGTGTCTCTACCTCCATTGTGTCCTTCATTAGAGTTGGAAATGGCTTATCTGCTTCCAAATCTCAGATCATGAACTGCATTCTAAGTAAACATAAACATGATGTGTTTTTTCACCGCCACTGCACAGGAAGTACAAAAGACTGTCTCTTGATGGGGGGTGTGGTGGAaatctgctggttctgtcctggggTGGGGAATGAGAACAGATTTGACAACTGTGTGACCTTCACCAATCTTCATGGAGATGCAAAGGAACACCCGCAGCAGCTCAGCTTCCTGCAGGAAATCTCTTCTCTCATTGTGGTCCTCATGTCTGTTTCTGATGACAATGAAGAAAATCGGAAGATTGTCCGTTATCTATACAAGTCATCAAGGCCCTTGATCTTCTTGCTTGATGACAAAGAAAAAACCATGGCCAAAAACCCTGGTCAAAAAGTGAGTATTGGCATCAGGAACAGAAATGAGGCAGAATTGACAGAGGAGATCACAACTGCTATCCGACGTTTGTTACAACCCGTTACCACTGCTCTCAGCTTAGAGGACTGTTCCCAAATTGCTCGCAAGCAAGGATTCCTTATTGACGAAGACCAGAGAGACTGCAAGGAAGCCAAACAAAAGGCACAGACGACACTGGAACACCTGTCAGCAATGAAGTTACCTCAGATTAAGGAAAACGTACTGCCCCTTCAAGGACATCTGTGGCAACTTTGGTGTAAGAAGGACAAAGAACTCTACCATCTGAGAGAGAAGGGGAATCGGAGCATTGAACAACACAAGAGTGACATTGAAACCGAGAAACAACAAATAAGGCAAGATCAATTGAAGAGGGCATTTCCCCTCAATGCTTTCATGCAATCTGTCCTTGACATTCTCCAAGAACATACAGGAACTCAGACCAAACTCTTCTTCTTACAGTGGCTGAATATGTTTTTGGAAACTTTGACTGCAGGACACTTAGAAAAACTGTGTGAGAGACAAAGATCACTGTGGTTTCAgccacaaacagaaaaaaagatgtcCAACAGTAACTCTCCAAGTGACTTGCAAAATGCAATAGAAGTCATTTCCAAAGAGATTAGTAATTGTACGCTGGGAATTGATCAAATACTCAGAGAGGTTGGCCAGATCTATGAAGCTCTGGAAGAAGTTTCTAACACAAGGGAtactctctttctccaccttccACAAATTGCTGCAGATCTGATGATAAATGGTGTTCCCATTGAGCTGATGGATGGGGATGCTTCCTATGTGCCTCTAAAGTGGGTGACAGCTGTTTTTGACAAGCTTGCTGAGAAACTTGGAGACAAAAGGCTGTTTGTTCTCTCTATCCTTGGCCTGCAGAGCTCAGGGAAGTCCACTCTGCTGAATGCACTTTTTGGGCTGCAGTTCACAGTCAGTGCAGGCAGGTGTACACGGGGAGCCTACATGCAGCTCCTGAAGGTGGAGGAGAAAATCACAGGGGAACTTGGCTTTGACTTTGTGCTTGTGGTGGACACTGAAGGCCTCCGGGCACCAGAGTTCAGCAATAAATCCCAGATCCGAGACAATGAGCTGGCAACCTTTGTCATTGGACTAGGAAACTTGACTCTGATCAATATTTTTGGAGAGAATCCGTCAGAGATGCAGGATATCCTACAAATAGTTGTCCAAGCCTTTCTGAGGATGAAACAGGTGAAAATCTCACCAAGTTGCCTGTTTGTCCATCAGAATGTGGAGGAAGTTACAGCTGAAGATCAAATGATGGAGGGACGAAGGCGAATGCAGCAGAGACTAGATGAAATGGCAAAATTAGCAGCAGAACAAGAACAGTGCTCAGACATAAACCGCTTCAGTGATGTCATTAAGTTTGATGTCAACACTCACGTGTACTATTTTGCTCACCTCTGGGATGGCGATCCCCCCATGGCTCCTCCTAATCCTCGCTACAGCCACAATGTCCAGGAACTAAAAAGCACAATTCTTACGACTGCCAAAGAGGAATCCGAGGGAAACATCATGAAGATATCAGATGTAAAATTCCGTATTCAAGATTTGTGGAGAGCTCTGGTGAGTGAGaactttattttcagttttagaaaCACCAGGGAGGTCATGGCTATGAGCAAACTGGAAACTATGTATAACCACTGGACCTGGCAACTGAGGAGTCATGTGCTGAACTTGCAGAACCAACTCAGAAAACAGATCGAGAATGGAAAAATCCAGACACTCACAACTAACATAATACAGGCTCCAGTTATAGAAAAATATGAAGACATCAAGCAAGAATTTGAAAAGTTTTTTTGTGAAGATCCAGAGCGTGAAATACTGATTCAATGGAAAGTAAATTTTGAACATAAGCTCACTATGCTTAAAGAGACACTTATTTCAGAGAGCCAAAGCAAAGCTAATGAACTTATCAGTTTAAAAGAGCGTCAAGAAAGGCTGaataagaaaatgataaattatgAAAGAGAACTATTGGAAAAGAGCAGGAAATTGGCTTTAGATATAAAGGATAAAGAGTTaagtgagagagagttacaggAGAAATTTAATCAACTATGGGTAAAATGGGTCTATGATGTGCCCTCCAGCAACAATCAAGTCAAAGAACCTACCATTGATTGGGACTTTGAAAGTATACTTTTagatcatttttcaaaagagaccAATTTGGTGCAAGCACTGATGAAAAATCCTAGAAAGAAGTTTGAAATCAATTATGATGAACATGTCAAAATGAGTAAGAGATACTACTTTTTCACAAAGCATTTAGAGGCCCATGATAGAGAGTCAATAAAAATGACTCACACACttatcattaaaaaatttaatgcaATTATTAAGAAATATTGGAGGGAACATAGTGATTATGATCCAAGTTATTTCCATGAAATACTGAAGCTAGTAGATGATGAAGTGAAAAAGGGAACTACAGAGGAAAGATACACATTTACAAGCAAATATATCATTGAATTAACTTTGTGCTTATTCAAAAGAGCATCAGAGGAATTTAAGGAAATACACAAGGCATTTAAGAGAGCCAATGATCCTGTGTACTATCTAGAATGTAGGAAAGATAATTTCTTCATGAGTTTTAAAATCTCCTGCCAAGGAGCAACTTCCATCACaacatttgttgattttctgtggaACAAGCTAACTCCAAGTGTTGGCAGCTCCACACTGGAAAATATGAGCCTTAAAATTGCTGGAGACATGAGAAATAATTGCCCTGAATTCAATGGAAACAGAGCTAACTTAGAGAAACACATTCTCATCTCTCTGGCAGAGGAAGAAAACTTTGAAAAGTACTGGCAATACCTTCATGATCCAGAATCATTTTTTAGGAGTTACATTGAAACTGAAATCATAAAATACTGTTCAGgaatagggagaaaaaaaataaagactcttttaaaaataagtttagaaGACATCAAGAATGCCCTCCTTTGTTCCATTCACGAATCCACAGCAGAAGCTAAAGACAAAAACAGCACCACATCTGAGTGGCTGGATCTGTTCTGTGGTCTCCTGGAGAGCAAACTGATGTTTCCACGAAGTGACTTGATAAGCATTGAACACCAGGAGATTAAAGACATGGAATTTCTCAAGGAAGCCATGAGTGCAGCTTTGGATCCTGCaatgaagaaaatagaagaagaatTTTTGAGGATGCCTGGAGAAGGACTGGTTCCTCCAATTGAGGAAATACTCTCTGAACACCTCTGTGGCTGCTGGAAACAATGTCCCTGCTGTGGAGCAATCTGTACAAACACAATTCCTACTCATGAGGGAGACCACAGTGTTCCCTTCCACCGTCCTCAGGCACTCAAGGAAGTTACATGGGATGAAACAGACAACTTTGTCATTGATTGCTGTACTAGTTTGGTGTCAAGTGATTGCTTATTAGTTCTCGGTGATGGCCGGAAAATCCCATACAAGACCTATAGAGAAGCAGGAGGGGAATATGCCACATGGAACATcactccagattcatccacacagCCCTATTGGAAATGGTTTGTCTCTCACTTCAGATCAAATCTAGAAGAAAAATATGGGAAAAAATTTACAAGTAAAGGTAAAATCCCTGATGCCTGGGCCAAAATCACAAAGCAGGCTGTGCTTGATGATTTGAAAAAAATGTGGCACTTAGTGGCCACAAAATAG